In one Marispirochaeta aestuarii genomic region, the following are encoded:
- a CDS encoding response regulator transcription factor yields the protein MYSVFLVEDEIVTREGIRNSIPWDRTPYTLAGEAPDGEMALTVLQEVKPDILITDIKMPFMDGLTLSRIVKKDQPWIKIIILSGHDEFQYAKDAISIGIDEYLLKPVSSADMLATLEKVTRQIEEEKERITNIETLKMKIRSSQEVMREKWICDLVTGQLSSGDAIESARALGIDLIANSYVVMIVDVVPGSDTFSDYAVVKSIISSLVKEREEVLLFSPSLEKQGLIFKNLSRDSADDTVYSLAQAIRFETERNSGCRVSIGIGSMVSHVGEIVDSYADADRAVRYMSLTGKNKIIGVSDIQWSRRDNSRRKEEGPVVERLRFAAREEVDDIIDLYLDVFGRKSLDVADSSFFLLVYNDLIEIISGLVEEIEGDPQQAIPVSLQHDLGDSLADSSIPFRGQLRNLIEMWILYRDEHMNTRHNGIIRKAKNYIAENYMSQDMSLNTVASFVYVSPNHFSTIFSQEAGETFIEYLTNTRIENAKRLLSCSAMKCSDIAYEVGYSDPHYFSFIFKKNTGISPRDYRMTAVSRDPCACP from the coding sequence ATGTATAGCGTATTTCTTGTTGAGGATGAAATTGTTACCAGGGAGGGAATCCGAAACAGTATTCCATGGGATCGTACTCCCTATACACTGGCGGGGGAGGCCCCTGACGGAGAGATGGCACTGACGGTTCTACAGGAGGTAAAACCCGACATACTGATTACGGATATAAAAATGCCCTTTATGGATGGACTTACCCTTTCGCGGATTGTCAAGAAGGATCAGCCCTGGATTAAGATAATCATTCTTTCCGGTCACGATGAGTTCCAATATGCAAAAGATGCGATTTCCATAGGTATCGACGAGTACCTGCTGAAGCCTGTATCTTCTGCAGATATGCTCGCAACCCTCGAGAAAGTTACCCGGCAGATAGAAGAAGAAAAGGAGCGTATTACCAATATCGAGACCCTGAAAATGAAGATCCGTTCTTCCCAGGAGGTAATGCGGGAGAAATGGATTTGTGATCTTGTCACCGGACAGCTGAGTTCAGGGGATGCGATTGAGTCTGCCCGTGCCCTGGGAATCGATCTTATAGCGAACTCATATGTTGTAATGATCGTGGATGTTGTGCCCGGATCGGATACCTTTTCCGACTATGCTGTGGTTAAATCGATTATATCCTCCCTGGTAAAGGAGAGAGAGGAAGTCCTGCTTTTTTCTCCCAGTCTGGAAAAACAGGGACTTATTTTCAAGAATTTGAGCAGAGATTCTGCTGATGATACCGTGTATTCCCTTGCCCAGGCGATACGCTTTGAGACTGAGCGTAACAGCGGCTGCAGGGTTTCCATTGGGATTGGTTCGATGGTAAGCCACGTAGGTGAGATTGTCGATTCCTATGCAGATGCTGACCGTGCTGTACGATATATGTCCCTGACGGGGAAGAACAAGATCATCGGTGTCAGTGATATACAGTGGAGCCGCAGGGATAATTCCAGACGAAAAGAAGAAGGCCCTGTGGTTGAAAGACTTCGTTTTGCCGCCCGGGAAGAGGTCGACGACATTATTGACCTGTATCTTGATGTCTTTGGCAGGAAGTCCCTTGACGTTGCGGACTCGAGTTTTTTTCTTCTTGTCTACAACGATCTGATAGAAATTATCTCGGGACTGGTTGAAGAGATTGAGGGCGATCCGCAGCAGGCAATTCCCGTCTCCCTGCAACATGATCTCGGGGATTCACTTGCTGATTCTTCGATTCCCTTTCGCGGACAACTCAGAAACCTTATTGAGATGTGGATCCTTTACCGGGATGAGCATATGAATACCCGGCATAACGGGATTATACGAAAGGCAAAGAACTACATAGCCGAAAATTACATGAGTCAGGATATGTCTCTGAATACCGTGGCCTCCTTCGTATATGTCAGCCCGAATCACTTCAGCACAATTTTTTCTCAGGAAGCCGGAGAAACCTTTATCGAGTACCTGACGAATACCAGGATAGAAAACGCTAAAAGACTTCTGAGCTGCAGTGCAATGAAGTGTTCCGATATCGCCTACGAAGTCGGGTACAGCGATCCCCACTACTTCAGCTTCATATTCAAAAAAAACACGGGCATTTCTCCCAGGGACTATCGAATGACGGCAGTTTCCAGGGATCCCTGCGCCTGTCCGTAA